The following coding sequences lie in one Kryptolebias marmoratus isolate JLee-2015 linkage group LG5, ASM164957v2, whole genome shotgun sequence genomic window:
- the grinaa gene encoding glutamate receptor, ionotropic, N-methyl D-aspartate-associated protein 1a (glutamate binding) isoform X3, with product MMEYKKLVDDQPPRRDDPFGSDRQAGGVQWSHGGSGSAGHGSDFGWANQPASAGSPGYHGDGPPSYYDNEDFTSSGFEDKNIRQAFIRKVFSVLTAQLLVTFSFVAVFTFVADAKYFVRRNPWTYYVSYAVFFVSLIVLSCCGDFRRKHPWNLVALSILTLSLSYMVGMIASFYDTETVIIAVGITAVVCFTVVLFSLQSKYDFTSCRGVLFVCLIVLLLFSILCIFIRNKILHIFYASMGALLFTCFLAVDTQLLLGNKKLALSPEEYIFAALNLYTDIINIFLYILSIVGRSRE from the exons ATGATGGAGTATAAGAAGCTCGTCGACGACCAGCCGCCGCGGAGGGACGATCCTTTCGGCTCcgacaggcaggcaggcgggGTCCAGTGGAGCCACGGCGGGTCCGGGTCTGCGGGACACGGCTCGGACTTCGGATGGGCCAACCAGC CAGCATCTGCAGGGAGCcctggttaccacggtgacggGCCTCCATCCTACTATGACAACGAAGACTTCACCAGCTCTGGCTTCGAGGACAAGAACATCCGACAAGCCTTCATCAGAAAA GTTTTCTCAGTTCTCACAGCGCAGCTGCTGGTCACTTTCTCCTTCGTTGCCGTCTTCACCTTTGTTGCCGATGCCAAGTACTTTGTGCGCCGTAACCCCTGGACGTACTACGTGTCCTACGCAGTGTTCTTCGTGTCTCTGATCGTCCTCAGCTGCTGCGGGGACTTCCGTCGTAAGCACCCATGGAATTTGGTTGCTCTG tCCATCTTGACGCTGAGCCTCTCCTACATGGTGGGAATGATCGCCAGCTTCTACGACACCGAGACGGTCATCATAGCTGTAGGCATCACCGCAGTCGTCTGCTTCACCGTCGTCCTCTTCTCTCTGCAG aGCAAGTACGACTTCACTTCCTGTCGGGGCGTTCTGTTCGTGTGCTTGAtcgttctgctgctgttctcgATCCTCTGCATCTTCATCCGCAACAAGATCCTGCACATCTTTTACGCCTCGATGGGAGCGCTGCTCTTCACCTGC TTTTTGGCTGTCGACACCCAGCTCCTTCTGGGCAACAAGAAGCTGGCCCTGAGTCCGGA
- the grinaa gene encoding glutamate receptor, ionotropic, N-methyl D-aspartate-associated protein 1a (glutamate binding) isoform X4: protein MMEYKKLVDDQPPRRDDPFGSDRQAGGVQWSHGGSGSAGHGSDFGWANQPSAGSPGYHGDGPPSYYDNEDFTSSGFEDKNIRQAFIRKVFSVLTAQLLVTFSFVAVFTFVADAKYFVRRNPWTYYVSYAVFFVSLIVLSCCGDFRRKHPWNLVALSILTLSLSYMVGMIASFYDTETVIIAVGITAVVCFTVVLFSLQSKYDFTSCRGVLFVCLIVLLLFSILCIFIRNKILHIFYASMGALLFTCFLAVDTQLLLGNKKLALSPEEYIFAALNLYTDIINIFLYILSIVGRSRE from the exons ATGATGGAGTATAAGAAGCTCGTCGACGACCAGCCGCCGCGGAGGGACGATCCTTTCGGCTCcgacaggcaggcaggcgggGTCCAGTGGAGCCACGGCGGGTCCGGGTCTGCGGGACACGGCTCGGACTTCGGATGGGCCAACCAGC CATCTGCAGGGAGCcctggttaccacggtgacggGCCTCCATCCTACTATGACAACGAAGACTTCACCAGCTCTGGCTTCGAGGACAAGAACATCCGACAAGCCTTCATCAGAAAA GTTTTCTCAGTTCTCACAGCGCAGCTGCTGGTCACTTTCTCCTTCGTTGCCGTCTTCACCTTTGTTGCCGATGCCAAGTACTTTGTGCGCCGTAACCCCTGGACGTACTACGTGTCCTACGCAGTGTTCTTCGTGTCTCTGATCGTCCTCAGCTGCTGCGGGGACTTCCGTCGTAAGCACCCATGGAATTTGGTTGCTCTG tCCATCTTGACGCTGAGCCTCTCCTACATGGTGGGAATGATCGCCAGCTTCTACGACACCGAGACGGTCATCATAGCTGTAGGCATCACCGCAGTCGTCTGCTTCACCGTCGTCCTCTTCTCTCTGCAG aGCAAGTACGACTTCACTTCCTGTCGGGGCGTTCTGTTCGTGTGCTTGAtcgttctgctgctgttctcgATCCTCTGCATCTTCATCCGCAACAAGATCCTGCACATCTTTTACGCCTCGATGGGAGCGCTGCTCTTCACCTGC TTTTTGGCTGTCGACACCCAGCTCCTTCTGGGCAACAAGAAGCTGGCCCTGAGTCCGGA
- the grinaa gene encoding glutamate receptor, ionotropic, N-methyl D-aspartate-associated protein 1a (glutamate binding) isoform X1: MSQDKSGYPIMGESNPLHNDVYGPPQPGFGMPPPNYSQGPGGPYPPAGGYGQPGFPPAGPGFAPGPYPQMPYPQGPYPQGPYPQGPYPQGPYQQGPGQPGFPGDPMAASAGSPGYHGDGPPSYYDNEDFTSSGFEDKNIRQAFIRKVFSVLTAQLLVTFSFVAVFTFVADAKYFVRRNPWTYYVSYAVFFVSLIVLSCCGDFRRKHPWNLVALSILTLSLSYMVGMIASFYDTETVIIAVGITAVVCFTVVLFSLQSKYDFTSCRGVLFVCLIVLLLFSILCIFIRNKILHIFYASMGALLFTCFLAVDTQLLLGNKKLALSPEEYIFAALNLYTDIINIFLYILSIVGRSRE; encoded by the exons ATGTCCCAGGACAAAAGTGGATACCCTATTATGGGTGAGAGTAACCCACTCCATAATGACGTCTACGGACCCCCTCAGCCAGGTTTCGGCATGCCACCTCCCAACTACAGCCAAGGCCCGGGAGGACCGTACCCACCAGCGGGTGGTTATGGGCAGCCTGGCTTCCCTCCGGCAGGTCCAGGTTTTGCCCCTGGTCCCTACCCTCAGATGCCCTACCCACAAGGACCCTATCCACAGGGACCCTACCCACAAGGACCCTACCCTCAGGGCCCTTATCAGCAAGGTCCTGGACAGCCAGGCTTTCCTGGTGACCCTATGG CAGCATCTGCAGGGAGCcctggttaccacggtgacggGCCTCCATCCTACTATGACAACGAAGACTTCACCAGCTCTGGCTTCGAGGACAAGAACATCCGACAAGCCTTCATCAGAAAA GTTTTCTCAGTTCTCACAGCGCAGCTGCTGGTCACTTTCTCCTTCGTTGCCGTCTTCACCTTTGTTGCCGATGCCAAGTACTTTGTGCGCCGTAACCCCTGGACGTACTACGTGTCCTACGCAGTGTTCTTCGTGTCTCTGATCGTCCTCAGCTGCTGCGGGGACTTCCGTCGTAAGCACCCATGGAATTTGGTTGCTCTG tCCATCTTGACGCTGAGCCTCTCCTACATGGTGGGAATGATCGCCAGCTTCTACGACACCGAGACGGTCATCATAGCTGTAGGCATCACCGCAGTCGTCTGCTTCACCGTCGTCCTCTTCTCTCTGCAG aGCAAGTACGACTTCACTTCCTGTCGGGGCGTTCTGTTCGTGTGCTTGAtcgttctgctgctgttctcgATCCTCTGCATCTTCATCCGCAACAAGATCCTGCACATCTTTTACGCCTCGATGGGAGCGCTGCTCTTCACCTGC TTTTTGGCTGTCGACACCCAGCTCCTTCTGGGCAACAAGAAGCTGGCCCTGAGTCCGGA
- the grinaa gene encoding glutamate receptor, ionotropic, N-methyl D-aspartate-associated protein 1a (glutamate binding) isoform X2, giving the protein MSQDKSGYPIMGESNPLHNDVYGPPQPGFGMPPPNYSQGPGGPYPPAGGYGQPGFPPAGPGFAPGPYPQMPYPQGPYPQGPYPQGPYPQGPYQQGPGQPGFPGDPMASAGSPGYHGDGPPSYYDNEDFTSSGFEDKNIRQAFIRKVFSVLTAQLLVTFSFVAVFTFVADAKYFVRRNPWTYYVSYAVFFVSLIVLSCCGDFRRKHPWNLVALSILTLSLSYMVGMIASFYDTETVIIAVGITAVVCFTVVLFSLQSKYDFTSCRGVLFVCLIVLLLFSILCIFIRNKILHIFYASMGALLFTCFLAVDTQLLLGNKKLALSPEEYIFAALNLYTDIINIFLYILSIVGRSRE; this is encoded by the exons ATGTCCCAGGACAAAAGTGGATACCCTATTATGGGTGAGAGTAACCCACTCCATAATGACGTCTACGGACCCCCTCAGCCAGGTTTCGGCATGCCACCTCCCAACTACAGCCAAGGCCCGGGAGGACCGTACCCACCAGCGGGTGGTTATGGGCAGCCTGGCTTCCCTCCGGCAGGTCCAGGTTTTGCCCCTGGTCCCTACCCTCAGATGCCCTACCCACAAGGACCCTATCCACAGGGACCCTACCCACAAGGACCCTACCCTCAGGGCCCTTATCAGCAAGGTCCTGGACAGCCAGGCTTTCCTGGTGACCCTATGG CATCTGCAGGGAGCcctggttaccacggtgacggGCCTCCATCCTACTATGACAACGAAGACTTCACCAGCTCTGGCTTCGAGGACAAGAACATCCGACAAGCCTTCATCAGAAAA GTTTTCTCAGTTCTCACAGCGCAGCTGCTGGTCACTTTCTCCTTCGTTGCCGTCTTCACCTTTGTTGCCGATGCCAAGTACTTTGTGCGCCGTAACCCCTGGACGTACTACGTGTCCTACGCAGTGTTCTTCGTGTCTCTGATCGTCCTCAGCTGCTGCGGGGACTTCCGTCGTAAGCACCCATGGAATTTGGTTGCTCTG tCCATCTTGACGCTGAGCCTCTCCTACATGGTGGGAATGATCGCCAGCTTCTACGACACCGAGACGGTCATCATAGCTGTAGGCATCACCGCAGTCGTCTGCTTCACCGTCGTCCTCTTCTCTCTGCAG aGCAAGTACGACTTCACTTCCTGTCGGGGCGTTCTGTTCGTGTGCTTGAtcgttctgctgctgttctcgATCCTCTGCATCTTCATCCGCAACAAGATCCTGCACATCTTTTACGCCTCGATGGGAGCGCTGCTCTTCACCTGC TTTTTGGCTGTCGACACCCAGCTCCTTCTGGGCAACAAGAAGCTGGCCCTGAGTCCGGA